In Hyalangium minutum, the sequence CCGGCAAATCGCCTGGGCCGTGCGCCAGGAGAACCCGGAGCTGAAGCTCGCCCTGGACTCCTTCGTCACCGAGCACGTCCTCACCGAGTACGCCTCCGAGAGCTTCAAGGGGGACCTCCCGGCCATCCGCAAGCGCGGGGTGCTGCGCGTCCTCACCCGGAACAATCCCGTCACCTACTTCCTGCACCGGGGCGAGCAGCATGGCTTCGACTTCGAGCTCGCCAAGGCCGCCGCGGAGCAGCTCGGTGTGCGGCTGGAGATCGTGGTGCCGCCCTCGCGCGATCTGCTCATCCCATGGCTGAAGGAGGGGAAGGGGGACGTCATTGCCGCTTCGCTCACCGTCACGCCCGAGCGCTCCGCTGAGATCGCCTTCTCCAAGCCCTACCTCTATGTGGACGAGGTGCTGGTGCAGCGCTCCGAGGGACCCAAGTTGGCCTCGCTCGCGGAGCTGAAGGGCCAGAAGCTCCACGTCCGCGCCTCGTCCAGCTACCACGCCACGCTGCAGGCGCTGCAGAAGGCCCATGGCCCCTTCGAGATCATCCAGGAGTCCGAAGAGCAGGAGACCGAGGAACTGCTCGAGAAGGTGGCCTCGGGGGAGATCCCGTACACGGTGGCGGACAGCCTGTTGCTCTCGGCCGAGCAGGCGTATCGGGATGGGCTCGAGGCCGCGTTCCCGCTCCCGGTGGAGGGCACCCCCGCAGCCAAGGAGGGCTCGCGCGCCATTGCCTTCGCGGTGCGCAAGGACGCCGTGAAGCTGCGCGGCTTCCTGGATGGCTTCGTGAAGAAGATGTACCGCGGCACGAACTACAACATCTGGCGCAAGCGCTACTTCGAGAACTCGCGCCGCGTCTTCGAGGCCAAGGTGGAGCGCACCGAGGTCTCCGGCACCCTGTCGCCGTATGACGCGATCTTCCAGTCGTACTCGTCCCGGTACGGCATGGACTGGCGGCTGATGGCGGCGCAGGCCTACCAGGAGAGCCGCTTCAACCCGAAGCAGAAGAGCTGGGTGGGTGCCATTGGCCTCTTCCAGGTGATGCCCGCCACGGGCCGCTCGCTCGGGTTCCGAAAGCTGGAGGACCCCGAAGAGGGCACCCACGCGGGCGTGATGTACCTGCAGTGGCTGGTGAACCGGTTCGAGCCGGAGATTCCCTTCAAGCACCGGCTGCGCTTCGCCCTGGCCTCCTACAACGCGGGCTATGGCCATGTGCAGGACGCCCGGCGCATCGCCAAAGAAAAGGGCTGGAACCCCAACAAGTGGTTCGGCCACGTGGAGAAGGCCATGCTCCTGCTGGAGAAGCCTGAGTACTACCGCCGCGCGCGCTATGGTTACTGCCGGGGCTCCGAGCCCGTGAAGTACGTGTCCGAGATCCAGACCCGCTACGCCAGCTATGTGGAGCTGCTCCCGCACTAAATGACCGAGCCCCTCTCCAAA encodes:
- a CDS encoding transporter substrate-binding domain-containing protein encodes the protein MSSFGFNPSHARWLLAAALSLSVLACEPSKPPAPPPPPPVAVPAPAPAPEPEDPIFPEAPPPPSAQPIPEPEPLKSTGDLAAIRASGMLRVLVEGTDEDFLPRQGMPKAQDRLLLTRFAEKQGLAVEFIQAPSFDRLIPMLREGRGDLIAADLTVTPARAKEVAFTRPLAVVSEFVVGKKGEKDLPRKPEQLAGRTVHVRESSSFADSLRALAQDKAPGLVIEPVPESIEPEELVYEVSRGERPLTVADSHLLAAIEAYNPDVERLFPIAEGRQIAWAVRQENPELKLALDSFVTEHVLTEYASESFKGDLPAIRKRGVLRVLTRNNPVTYFLHRGEQHGFDFELAKAAAEQLGVRLEIVVPPSRDLLIPWLKEGKGDVIAASLTVTPERSAEIAFSKPYLYVDEVLVQRSEGPKLASLAELKGQKLHVRASSSYHATLQALQKAHGPFEIIQESEEQETEELLEKVASGEIPYTVADSLLLSAEQAYRDGLEAAFPLPVEGTPAAKEGSRAIAFAVRKDAVKLRGFLDGFVKKMYRGTNYNIWRKRYFENSRRVFEAKVERTEVSGTLSPYDAIFQSYSSRYGMDWRLMAAQAYQESRFNPKQKSWVGAIGLFQVMPATGRSLGFRKLEDPEEGTHAGVMYLQWLVNRFEPEIPFKHRLRFALASYNAGYGHVQDARRIAKEKGWNPNKWFGHVEKAMLLLEKPEYYRRARYGYCRGSEPVKYVSEIQTRYASYVELLPH